A genomic region of Rhodohalobacter sp. SW132 contains the following coding sequences:
- the rsmB gene encoding 16S rRNA (cytosine(967)-C(5))-methyltransferase RsmB, with product METELTARSVSVDILVEFDESQTITYTGANELEPRERAQVREYVQNILRKRSYLDFVLGEYSSIQMDEMKPVLKNILRLGLYDMLFMDSTPDYAAINESVEIAKLRLGSKSGDLVNAIMRNIQRDMPDLPKPAFEDRTKLIATTFSHPEWMVKRWVQRMGEREAFQLMQSNNQRPSYYVRVNNLRTKTSNFKLRMEKAGIEFEESDWLPGYFKVDSVQPFLAKEWLLRGICHVQDIAAGFAPTILEPMPGEEIFDLCAAPGTKSIVMADMMNAEGSIVSVDINSQRLELLAQNAMNFRAENIKIRRADVRDLDLKLADGVLLDAPCTGTGVLSKRADLRWKRTEEELENSVKLQEELLDEAANHVKRGGRLVYSTCSIEPEENWEQIQKFLDRYDNFELENLEEFLPEEVLAEDGFAYQTLPHVHNCDGHFGVRLNRVK from the coding sequence TTGGAAACCGAACTTACTGCACGATCCGTCAGCGTTGATATTTTAGTTGAATTTGATGAAAGCCAGACCATCACATACACCGGTGCCAACGAACTGGAACCAAGAGAACGGGCTCAGGTACGCGAATATGTTCAGAATATTCTCCGAAAGAGGAGCTATTTAGACTTTGTCCTGGGCGAATACTCCAGTATTCAGATGGACGAGATGAAACCGGTTCTTAAAAATATCCTCCGGCTCGGCCTGTACGATATGCTTTTTATGGACAGCACTCCCGATTATGCCGCTATCAATGAATCGGTGGAGATTGCCAAGTTACGGCTCGGATCGAAGTCAGGCGATCTGGTCAACGCCATCATGCGAAACATTCAGCGTGATATGCCCGACCTGCCTAAACCGGCATTTGAAGACCGTACCAAACTCATTGCTACCACATTTTCCCATCCCGAATGGATGGTTAAGCGCTGGGTGCAGCGAATGGGTGAACGAGAAGCTTTTCAGCTTATGCAGTCGAATAATCAGCGCCCTTCGTACTATGTTCGGGTAAACAACCTTCGCACAAAAACCTCAAATTTCAAGCTCCGTATGGAGAAAGCGGGCATAGAATTTGAGGAGAGCGACTGGCTGCCGGGTTACTTTAAAGTGGATTCTGTTCAGCCTTTCCTGGCTAAAGAGTGGCTTCTGAGAGGAATTTGCCACGTTCAGGATATCGCCGCCGGTTTTGCCCCCACGATCCTGGAACCGATGCCCGGTGAAGAAATTTTCGACCTGTGCGCCGCACCAGGCACCAAAAGCATCGTAATGGCCGATATGATGAATGCCGAAGGCTCTATCGTTTCTGTTGATATAAATTCACAGCGGCTCGAACTTCTTGCACAGAACGCCATGAATTTCCGTGCCGAGAATATCAAAATCAGGCGTGCCGATGTGCGTGATCTCGATCTTAAACTCGCCGATGGTGTTCTGCTTGATGCCCCCTGCACCGGTACGGGCGTGCTGAGTAAACGAGCCGACCTTCGCTGGAAACGGACCGAAGAGGAGCTCGAAAATTCTGTGAAACTGCAGGAAGAACTTCTGGATGAAGCCGCAAATCACGTAAAACGGGGCGGACGCCTGGTCTACAGCACCTGCTCCATTGAGCCGGAAGAGAACTGGGAACAGATCCAGAAATTCCTCGATCGCTACGACAACTTTGAACTGGAAAATCTCGAAGAATTTCTGCCTGAGGAAGTCCTTGCCGAAGACGGTTTTGCATATCAAACCCTGCCGCATGTTCACAACTGCGACGGCCATTTCGGAGTCCGGCTGAACCGCGTGAAGTAA
- a CDS encoding Na/Pi cotransporter family protein, which produces MAILSEFDLWLFLAGLGIFLFGMHMMEESIRILSGAAFKQLIRKYTATRFKSILSGMVSTAILQSSSAVSLMVLAFTGAGIMNLIQAISVMMGAKIGTTATAWIVAVFGFEFNIDSFSLPLIGIGGLGIILLAKSPKYVNISRFLVAFGFLFMGLDFMKSSVDQISEIIDPEMFAGYGVVVFALVGMVMTAIMQSSSATIAIVLTMLFTGVIDFQAGAAMVVGANVGTTVTVVLGAIGGIHTKKQAALSQLIFTVGTAVVTLLILPLFTWFVMVILGFSTNIVLGLAMFHTLFNVLGVMIYYPFIPKLAEKAEEWIPERVVQMTQFIHKTDPEVSDAAIEAFRKEIMCQLDETLKFARQSVSSGKQPGRVIYTDLEKYHADIFEYYTRIHAHALDEEESKAVDELLRASRNLMNAAKNIQESQGNLLALTNETDLVHKEAFASIQQRLKRMVKTGQKLTGTEDENARREVREEVEDLYLKIERMDKEFIQACSSAVGHAEIRKLQITQLLMINREITQTCRMLIFAMRSILKHEDIAIAA; this is translated from the coding sequence ATGGCGATACTTTCAGAATTTGATCTATGGTTGTTCCTGGCCGGGCTGGGAATTTTTCTTTTTGGGATGCATATGATGGAGGAGTCGATCCGGATATTGAGCGGTGCGGCTTTTAAGCAGCTGATCCGAAAATACACGGCGACACGGTTTAAGTCGATCCTGAGCGGAATGGTGAGCACTGCAATTCTTCAAAGCAGCTCGGCGGTATCGCTGATGGTACTGGCGTTCACAGGAGCGGGAATTATGAACCTGATCCAGGCCATTTCGGTGATGATGGGTGCGAAAATCGGAACTACCGCTACTGCATGGATTGTGGCCGTGTTTGGTTTTGAATTTAATATCGACTCGTTTTCACTTCCACTGATCGGTATTGGCGGGCTGGGGATCATTCTTCTTGCCAAATCCCCGAAATACGTAAATATCAGCCGCTTCCTTGTTGCATTTGGCTTTCTGTTTATGGGACTCGATTTTATGAAATCGAGCGTGGATCAAATTTCCGAAATTATCGATCCCGAAATGTTTGCCGGCTATGGTGTAGTTGTTTTCGCGCTTGTAGGGATGGTGATGACAGCCATCATGCAGAGCAGTTCCGCAACGATTGCCATTGTGCTTACCATGCTGTTTACGGGTGTGATCGATTTCCAGGCGGGCGCAGCGATGGTGGTAGGTGCAAACGTGGGAACGACAGTTACCGTGGTGCTTGGTGCGATCGGAGGTATCCACACCAAAAAGCAGGCGGCGCTCAGTCAGCTTATCTTTACCGTTGGAACCGCTGTGGTCACCCTGCTGATTCTTCCGCTTTTCACCTGGTTTGTGATGGTGATTCTTGGTTTCAGCACAAACATCGTGCTTGGGCTGGCCATGTTTCACACTCTGTTTAATGTTTTAGGTGTGATGATCTACTATCCGTTTATTCCGAAACTGGCCGAAAAAGCGGAAGAGTGGATACCGGAGCGAGTTGTTCAGATGACGCAATTTATCCATAAAACCGACCCCGAAGTATCAGATGCCGCTATTGAAGCGTTTCGGAAAGAGATTATGTGTCAGCTTGACGAAACCCTGAAATTTGCCCGGCAGTCTGTTTCATCAGGTAAACAACCGGGACGGGTGATTTATACCGACCTTGAAAAATATCACGCCGACATATTTGAATATTATACCCGCATTCACGCGCACGCCCTGGATGAGGAGGAATCAAAAGCTGTGGATGAGCTGCTTCGCGCCAGCCGAAACCTGATGAACGCGGCAAAGAATATCCAGGAATCGCAGGGTAATTTGCTCGCGCTCACCAATGAGACAGACCTTGTTCACAAAGAGGCGTTTGCATCCATTCAACAACGATTAAAGAGGATGGTGAAAACCGGCCAAAAGCTTACAGGTACGGAAGATGAAAACGCCAGGAGAGAAGTACGTGAAGAGGTTGAGGATCTCTATTTGAAAATTGAACGCATGGATAAGGAGTTTATCCAGGCGTGCAGCAGTGCGGTGGGTCATGCCGAGATCCGGAAGCTTCAAATCACGCAGCTGTTGATGATAAACCGTGAAATTACACAAACCTGCAGAATGCTGATTTTTGCCATGCGATCGATCCTTAAACATGAAGATATCGCCATCGCAGCATGA
- the atpC gene encoding ATP synthase F1 subunit epsilon, producing MTAEKTIHAQILTPEGAKFEGDIISITVPGALGSFQMLYNHAPIVSALDVGTVQIEKPDGTKLVYAVSGGFVEMNDNKVTLLAERAIEPELIDVEKARLELAGIKEKMHDFSVVFDDIEREKRIAENLIKTATSL from the coding sequence ATGACAGCTGAAAAAACAATACATGCACAAATTCTGACACCGGAAGGGGCGAAGTTTGAAGGGGACATTATCAGCATAACGGTGCCGGGAGCATTGGGATCGTTTCAGATGCTCTACAATCACGCCCCAATCGTATCAGCACTGGATGTAGGAACCGTTCAGATTGAGAAACCGGATGGAACCAAGCTGGTGTATGCTGTCAGCGGCGGATTTGTTGAGATGAACGACAACAAAGTTACGCTTCTCGCCGAGCGGGCCATTGAACCTGAGCTTATTGATGTTGAAAAAGCCCGCTTGGAACTGGCTGGTATCAAAGAGAAAATGCATGATTTCTCTGTTGTGTTTGATGATATTGAACGCGAAAAACGCATTGCGGAAAATCTTATCAAGACAGCGACCAGTTTGTAG
- the atpD gene encoding F0F1 ATP synthase subunit beta, translating to MNKGKIAQVIGPVVDVDFEQGQLPRILNALYIDREDGSRLYLEVAQHLGENRVRTIAMDSTDGLVRQEDVVDSGSPISMPVGEDIRGRLFNVVGEAIDGIKQPEGKERYPIHRDAPKFEDLATSSEILETGIKVIDLLCPYAKGGKIGLFGGAGVGKTVLIQELINNIAKQHGGLSVFAGVGERTREGNDLLREFIESGVINYGDEFKHAMEEGEWDLSKVDEDVLKESQATLVFGQMNEPPGARARVALSGLTVAEYFRDEVSPDILLFIDNIFRFTQAGSEVSALLGRMPSAVGYQPTLATEMGDLQERITSTKNGSITSVQAIYVPADDLTDPAPATTFSHLDATTVLSRALTQIGIYPAVDPLDSTSRINDPKVVGDEHYKTAQDVKELLQKYKDLQDIIAILGMDELSDEDKLVVSRARRVQRFLSQPFFVAEQFTGQSGEYVQIADTIKGFKMIMEGELDDLPENAFHLVGTIEQAIEKGKKLTAEAEA from the coding sequence ATGAATAAAGGAAAAATAGCCCAGGTAATTGGTCCGGTAGTAGATGTTGACTTCGAACAAGGTCAGCTTCCAAGAATTTTAAATGCACTCTATATCGATCGTGAAGATGGATCGCGCCTCTACCTTGAGGTAGCGCAGCATCTCGGCGAAAACAGAGTCCGAACCATTGCGATGGACTCAACCGACGGCCTGGTTCGTCAGGAAGATGTGGTCGACAGCGGATCCCCGATCTCCATGCCGGTTGGTGAAGATATTCGCGGCCGCCTCTTTAATGTAGTGGGCGAAGCGATTGACGGCATCAAGCAGCCGGAAGGAAAAGAGAGATATCCTATCCATCGGGATGCACCCAAATTTGAAGACCTTGCCACCAGTTCCGAAATTCTGGAGACAGGAATTAAAGTCATTGACCTGCTCTGCCCGTACGCAAAGGGCGGAAAGATCGGCCTCTTTGGTGGTGCCGGTGTGGGTAAAACAGTTCTGATCCAGGAGCTGATCAACAACATCGCAAAGCAGCACGGCGGACTCTCTGTGTTTGCCGGCGTGGGTGAACGTACCCGTGAAGGAAATGACCTGCTTCGTGAGTTTATTGAATCGGGTGTGATTAACTATGGTGATGAATTTAAGCACGCCATGGAAGAAGGAGAGTGGGATCTCTCAAAAGTGGATGAAGATGTGCTGAAAGAGTCGCAGGCCACACTGGTATTTGGCCAGATGAACGAGCCGCCGGGAGCCCGAGCACGTGTTGCACTGTCCGGACTGACCGTCGCTGAATATTTCCGTGATGAAGTTTCTCCCGATATTCTTCTCTTCATTGATAACATTTTTCGATTTACCCAGGCCGGTTCCGAAGTATCGGCGCTGCTGGGACGTATGCCGTCTGCCGTAGGGTATCAGCCAACGCTGGCAACGGAGATGGGGGATCTGCAGGAGCGGATTACTTCTACTAAAAACGGTTCGATTACATCTGTTCAGGCGATTTATGTTCCTGCTGATGACCTTACTGACCCTGCCCCGGCAACGACATTCTCTCACCTTGATGCAACCACGGTATTGAGCCGTGCACTTACGCAGATCGGTATTTATCCCGCTGTGGATCCGCTCGATTCAACATCACGAATCAACGATCCAAAAGTTGTGGGCGATGAGCATTACAAAACAGCCCAGGATGTGAAAGAGCTGCTTCAGAAGTACAAAGATCTGCAGGATATTATCGCAATTCTTGGTATGGATGAGCTTTCTGATGAAGATAAGCTGGTTGTATCGCGGGCACGGCGTGTGCAGCGTTTCCTCAGTCAGCCGTTTTTCGTAGCTGAACAGTTTACGGGTCAGAGCGGTGAATATGTACAGATTGCGGATACCATCAAAGGATTCAAAATGATTATGGAAGGCGAGCTCGATGATCTTCCAGAGAATGCATTTCACCTTGTTGGAACCATTGAGCAGGCGATCGAGAAAGGCAAAAAATTAACCGCAGAAGCTGAGGCGTAA
- a CDS encoding ABC transporter substrate-binding protein produces the protein MKHPAILSAFLILILLVSGCVAESDQVEREYDGPVTWAAVQDEGHGVLRVLYVPADGFAYTNEEGELTGLTVELIIDFTRFLAEEHDVLLELDFVEVENWTDFYNDIVEGEDGMIGMGNVTITEERREELSFSPPYMTNIASLISHINTNELTGFEEMSSVFEGRDALAFEGTLHEDRLRNLTEQYHPDAEIALATSNDEIIERVGASDSYFAYIDIYNYWRAVDRGADIQRHEAGDEAAEQFGYIMPLNSTWEPVLNEYFEKNGGLLLTTRYREIMAEHLGERLTELLIEAHRQEISE, from the coding sequence ATGAAACATCCTGCTATACTTTCTGCTTTCCTCATTTTAATTCTTCTGGTTTCCGGCTGTGTGGCCGAGAGTGATCAGGTTGAACGGGAGTATGATGGTCCGGTTACCTGGGCCGCCGTGCAGGATGAAGGGCATGGCGTTCTGAGAGTACTTTATGTGCCGGCTGATGGATTTGCTTATACAAACGAAGAGGGTGAGCTAACGGGATTAACCGTTGAGCTTATCATCGATTTTACCCGGTTTCTCGCAGAAGAGCACGATGTACTGCTGGAACTCGATTTTGTGGAGGTCGAAAACTGGACCGATTTCTATAACGACATTGTGGAGGGCGAAGATGGGATGATCGGGATGGGCAATGTGACGATCACAGAAGAACGTCGTGAAGAACTATCGTTCAGCCCTCCCTACATGACAAACATTGCATCGCTGATTTCCCACATCAACACAAATGAACTCACCGGGTTTGAAGAGATGAGCAGCGTTTTTGAGGGTCGGGATGCACTCGCCTTTGAGGGAACACTGCATGAAGATCGCCTGAGAAATCTCACCGAACAGTATCACCCCGATGCAGAAATTGCACTTGCAACTTCTAACGATGAAATCATCGAACGCGTTGGGGCATCAGACTCCTATTTCGCCTACATCGATATTTATAACTACTGGAGGGCAGTCGATCGCGGAGCAGATATTCAGCGCCATGAAGCCGGCGATGAAGCCGCTGAACAGTTTGGCTACATCATGCCGCTGAACTCCACCTGGGAGCCCGTTCTGAATGAATATTTTGAAAAGAACGGCGGACTTCTGCTAACAACCCGTTACCGTGAAATCATGGCAGAACATCTGGGCGAACGGCTCACAGAACTTCTCATCGAAGCACACCGGCAAGAGATTTCGGAGTAG
- a CDS encoding asparagine synthase-related protein, whose product MPHIAKKLDDFVSLIDPAENQIFNMSAEEAERVIASGDPEKIREIEGSFAIVQKVGQQVFLSRSIGRPMRYFMAKQVSGPLLIVAERIDEIYNYLKELGFADQFRPDYTRMVPAHYLVRLDVIGCPDPNPQFNRYFTPERNTMNADLDQIGKTYIEALRNECRKWLETVPEDEPIGVLFSGGIDSGSVFLTLYHQMLEMGLSPSRLKAFTLSVGQAADADQAFDFLNQLGVSMFLEVIEADKSELDYKETIRVIEDYKLRDVEAATMTLTLCKKIREKYPNWTWLADGDGGDENMKSYPIEDNPELTIRSVLNNPLLYHEGWGVDKIKHSLTYSGGQSRGHIRTYAPAKKHGFKGFSPYSLPNVIEVSEGIPFIQLTDWSHEELYALKGDIVQRGVKAVTGHDMPAFPKRRFQHGAIDEQGYSELFPENEMEYRNYFRSLYA is encoded by the coding sequence ATGCCTCATATTGCCAAAAAATTAGATGATTTTGTAAGCCTGATCGATCCTGCAGAAAACCAGATTTTTAATATGTCTGCCGAAGAAGCTGAACGTGTGATTGCTTCAGGCGACCCTGAAAAAATCCGGGAAATTGAAGGCTCTTTTGCCATTGTTCAGAAAGTGGGTCAGCAGGTGTTTTTGTCCCGCTCCATCGGCCGGCCGATGCGATACTTTATGGCAAAACAGGTCTCGGGTCCGCTTCTGATCGTTGCCGAACGAATCGATGAAATTTATAACTATTTGAAAGAGCTTGGATTTGCAGATCAGTTCCGCCCCGACTATACACGCATGGTTCCTGCTCACTATCTTGTACGGCTTGATGTGATCGGATGCCCGGATCCCAATCCGCAGTTCAACCGATATTTCACTCCCGAACGAAACACGATGAATGCGGATCTTGATCAGATTGGAAAGACCTACATCGAAGCACTCCGGAATGAGTGCCGAAAATGGCTGGAAACCGTTCCCGAAGATGAACCGATCGGCGTGCTCTTTTCCGGTGGGATTGACAGCGGCTCGGTATTCCTCACGCTCTATCACCAGATGCTGGAGATGGGCCTCTCCCCTTCGCGATTGAAGGCGTTTACGCTCTCCGTGGGCCAGGCCGCTGATGCCGACCAGGCGTTCGATTTCCTGAACCAGCTCGGTGTGTCGATGTTCCTGGAAGTGATTGAGGCAGATAAGTCGGAGCTGGATTACAAAGAAACCATCCGGGTGATTGAGGATTACAAATTACGTGATGTGGAGGCGGCTACAATGACGCTGACACTCTGCAAAAAAATCCGCGAAAAATATCCGAACTGGACCTGGCTGGCCGATGGTGATGGTGGGGATGAAAATATGAAATCGTACCCGATCGAAGATAATCCGGAGCTGACCATCCGAAGTGTTCTCAACAATCCGCTGCTCTACCACGAAGGCTGGGGTGTGGATAAAATCAAGCACTCCCTCACCTATTCAGGCGGACAGAGCCGCGGGCATATCCGCACATATGCGCCGGCTAAAAAACATGGCTTTAAAGGATTCAGCCCGTACTCACTGCCGAACGTAATCGAAGTGTCGGAAGGAATTCCCTTCATTCAGCTCACCGACTGGAGTCATGAAGAGCTATATGCGCTGAAGGGTGATATCGTCCAGCGTGGAGTAAAAGCCGTTACCGGCCACGATATGCCGGCGTTTCCAAAGCGCCGTTTTCAGCATGGCGCGATCGATGAACAGGGATACAGCGAGTTGTTTCCCGAAAACGAGATGGAGTACAGAAACTACTTCCGGTCACTTTATGCCTGA
- a CDS encoding valine--tRNA ligase, protein MSTEELTNEEIPKHYDPAATEQKWSNFWEENQFFHSEPDDREPFTVVIPPPNVTGVLHMGHMLNNTIQDVLVRRARMQGKNTCWVPGTDHASIATEAKVVQKLRKKGIKKSDLSRDKFMEHAWEWTDQHGGIILQQLKTIGASCDWKRTRFTLEEELYEAVISCFIQLYEDGYIYRGKRMINWDPAAQTALSDEEVIHKEVQSKLYHVRYKIKDSDQYVTIATTRPETILADTAVCVNPDDERYKGLIGKTAIIPMVNREVEIIADEYVDPEFGTGCLKITPAHDPNDYDLGIKHGLEIIDMLNADGTLSDAAEHYVGKDRFEARKLIIKDLEKQELLVKTEDMPNKVGYSERTDVVIEPRLSLQWFCKMEELSKPALDNVLNDEVQFHPAKFKNSYQHWMENIRDWCISRQLWWGHRIPAWYFGDGENEYVIARTEDEALEKAQEKSGKTLTADQLSQDEDVLDTWFSSWLWPISVFDGINKPDNREVNYYYPTQDLVTAPEIMFFWVARMIMAGYYFRDEKPFSNVYFHGIVRDEKRQKMSKSLGNSPDPLKLIEKYGADGTRVGMLFASPAGNDLLFDEALCEQGRNFSNKIWNAFRFLSMNKEAGTEYTPTLELDSDNLADRWMKSRILSTMKEVENDFEAYRLNEALKKLYSLVWDDFCDWYIEVSKSDVPGENMPKENLERALGLFELLMKLLHPFMPFITEEIWQRIQNRSTYEALTISEWPDIEGEADSEAIELFRQIQEQISAIRNIQAEMGLSPKAELEIKIKPAGSELAQQLETESWIYHKFLTISDIQFDTSIDKPKASASALVRGTELFIPLEGLIDLDKEKERIRKEIAKMEGFLKSVNGKLSNEKFVENAPDAVVEKERQKKADAESDIKILNESLENLEA, encoded by the coding sequence ATGAGTACTGAAGAGCTTACGAACGAAGAAATTCCAAAGCATTACGACCCCGCCGCCACCGAACAAAAATGGAGTAATTTCTGGGAAGAGAATCAATTTTTCCACTCAGAACCCGATGACCGGGAACCGTTTACCGTTGTGATTCCTCCGCCAAATGTTACCGGTGTGCTGCACATGGGGCACATGCTCAACAACACCATACAGGACGTGCTGGTCCGGCGGGCGCGTATGCAGGGCAAAAACACCTGCTGGGTTCCGGGAACCGATCATGCATCGATCGCCACCGAAGCGAAAGTGGTGCAGAAACTTCGTAAAAAAGGGATCAAAAAAAGCGACCTCTCCCGCGATAAATTTATGGAACACGCCTGGGAGTGGACCGATCAGCACGGCGGCATCATCCTGCAGCAGCTGAAAACCATCGGGGCATCCTGCGACTGGAAACGCACACGCTTTACGCTCGAAGAGGAACTGTACGAAGCGGTGATCAGCTGTTTTATTCAGCTTTATGAGGATGGATACATCTACCGCGGCAAGAGGATGATCAACTGGGATCCAGCTGCACAAACGGCACTCAGTGATGAAGAGGTCATCCATAAAGAAGTTCAGTCAAAACTCTACCACGTCAGGTATAAAATTAAAGACAGCGATCAATATGTAACGATCGCCACCACCCGGCCGGAAACCATTCTCGCGGATACGGCCGTTTGTGTGAATCCCGATGATGAGCGCTACAAAGGACTGATCGGAAAAACCGCCATCATCCCGATGGTAAACCGTGAAGTTGAGATTATCGCCGATGAATATGTTGATCCTGAATTTGGTACCGGCTGCCTGAAAATCACACCTGCCCACGATCCGAACGATTACGATCTGGGGATAAAGCACGGACTGGAAATTATTGATATGCTCAATGCAGACGGCACACTTTCTGACGCCGCTGAGCATTACGTGGGCAAAGACCGTTTTGAAGCTCGAAAGCTGATCATAAAAGATCTGGAGAAACAGGAGCTGCTCGTTAAAACTGAAGATATGCCGAATAAGGTGGGTTATTCCGAGCGGACTGATGTGGTCATTGAACCGCGTCTTTCCCTGCAGTGGTTCTGCAAAATGGAAGAGCTGAGCAAACCCGCCCTCGACAACGTATTGAACGATGAGGTTCAATTCCACCCGGCAAAGTTCAAGAACAGTTACCAGCACTGGATGGAAAACATCCGCGACTGGTGCATTTCGCGTCAGCTCTGGTGGGGGCACCGGATCCCCGCCTGGTATTTTGGGGATGGTGAGAATGAATACGTCATCGCCCGCACTGAGGATGAAGCACTGGAAAAAGCGCAAGAAAAATCAGGGAAAACACTGACCGCCGATCAGCTCAGCCAGGATGAAGATGTACTCGATACTTGGTTCTCCTCATGGCTCTGGCCCATCTCTGTGTTTGACGGAATCAATAAGCCGGATAACCGTGAAGTAAACTACTATTACCCGACACAAGATCTGGTGACAGCGCCAGAAATCATGTTCTTCTGGGTGGCACGAATGATTATGGCCGGGTACTACTTCCGTGATGAAAAGCCGTTCAGCAATGTCTATTTCCATGGAATAGTTCGAGATGAAAAACGGCAGAAAATGTCGAAAAGCCTGGGCAACTCGCCCGATCCGCTCAAGCTGATAGAAAAGTACGGAGCCGACGGAACCCGCGTGGGAATGCTGTTTGCATCACCGGCCGGAAACGACCTTCTTTTTGATGAAGCACTTTGCGAACAGGGCCGAAATTTCTCGAACAAAATCTGGAACGCATTCCGGTTTCTCTCGATGAATAAAGAGGCGGGCACGGAATATACGCCAACACTCGAACTCGATTCCGACAACCTGGCCGACCGCTGGATGAAGTCGAGAATTCTCTCCACAATGAAAGAAGTGGAGAACGATTTCGAAGCCTATCGTCTCAATGAAGCACTGAAAAAACTCTATTCACTGGTCTGGGATGATTTTTGTGACTGGTATATCGAAGTATCCAAATCGGATGTGCCGGGCGAAAATATGCCAAAGGAGAATCTTGAACGTGCACTTGGTTTGTTTGAGCTGCTGATGAAGCTCCTGCACCCGTTTATGCCGTTCATAACCGAAGAGATCTGGCAGCGGATTCAAAACCGGTCGACTTACGAGGCACTCACCATCAGCGAATGGCCGGATATCGAAGGGGAAGCTGATTCTGAAGCGATCGAACTATTCAGACAAATCCAGGAGCAGATTTCGGCCATCCGAAACATCCAGGCCGAAATGGGGCTCTCGCCGAAAGCTGAACTGGAGATAAAGATCAAACCCGCCGGAAGTGAGCTGGCTCAGCAGCTGGAAACCGAAAGCTGGATCTACCATAAATTTCTCACGATTTCAGATATTCAGTTTGATACATCCATCGACAAACCGAAAGCGTCAGCCTCTGCCCTCGTTCGCGGAACCGAGCTGTTCATTCCGCTTGAAGGATTGATCGACCTCGACAAAGAAAAAGAGCGTATCCGAAAAGAGATCGCAAAAATGGAAGGATTTCTGAAAAGTGTGAACGGCAAACTGTCGAATGAAAAGTTCGTAGAAAACGCACCTGACGCTGTTGTGGAAAAAGAGCGACAGAAAAAAGCTGATGCTGAATCAGATATAAAAATTCTAAATGAATCACTTGAAAACCTTGAGGCTTAA